Below is a window of Desmonostoc muscorum LEGE 12446 DNA.
TAACAAAGCTTTAGAACCAAGCCTCTTTGGTGTTTTAATCCAAGCAAATAGTATTTACTGCGGCATTCATTTAACTGAAATTCAGTTACCGGAACGATGTGCTTTTTTGGGAATCTTAAGAGAAAGTCAAGTCCTTTCAGCAACAGATAATCCTATTATTTGTGCTGGAGATTACATCTTAGCGATCGCAACTCATCCGATGATGGTTCCCGCTCTTAAAGTCACTCTCAAAAAAATTCATTCTCTTTACTATTCCCTCAACAATTGCTTATTGGAAGCTCGACCAAAGCAAATCTCTTACAAAACCTGGGATGGAAAGTAAGCAAACCATTAGGTTTCTAAAGATGTTTAACCTGAGTTCGACTAACTAAAGGCTTTGAATATGCATACTTCGGAGCTTTTGATACTTTATTTATTGGCTCAAAAGAGTGTTAATCAGTCTACCTTGATTG
It encodes the following:
- a CDS encoding TrkA C-terminal domain-containing protein, whose amino-acid sequence is MLKNNKALEPSLFGVLIQANSIYCGIHLTEIQLPERCAFLGILRESQVLSATDNPIICAGDYILAIATHPMMVPALKVTLKKIHSLYYSLNNCLLEARPKQISYKTWDGK